A window of Festucalex cinctus isolate MCC-2025b chromosome 6, RoL_Fcin_1.0, whole genome shotgun sequence contains these coding sequences:
- the LOC144020532 gene encoding uncharacterized protein LOC144020532 isoform X2, whose translation MSCVHYKFSSKLDYNTVTFDGLHITLSELKRQIMARERLKATDCDLQITNAQTREEYTDDEAHIPKHSSVIVRRTPIGGVKPAGRTFIVDRSDTSVAGSSRPTDSSPSMSLAQLTKTANLVDANASEEDKIKAMMTQSNHEYDPIHYSKKAVGPPPAHYLCYRCGKTGHYIRQCPMILVQDKSMEGPKQVRTSKGIPQSFMVKAEPGTKGAMLTSTGEYAIPAIDAEAYAQGKKERPPFVPHDQSSSEDDSDPIPDELLCPICNDLMTDAVVIPCCGNSYCDECIRTTLLDSEEHVCFTCKQSDVSPDNLIANKFLRQAVNNFKNETGYTKRGRKQIQPSAPPPPRPHLLNRPLQSRQQDPLIANIPQPPPLLPPPVLPQTVAPTTGTAPQAQTPPTAPPATNTPTPTPSPPPPPQADDVTEERKEASPVPPPVEEDHASPQASGSQDEPPPPGEAEPPPPPIVTPGLTKNTESRTRAYNLPLLGTAPSSRLPSHLSGPHSGPHSGPHSRPHQPHRDRGGRHWERSYRSRGEPPSTHLQAAQLPLPTPPLYVSPSLYPPAPQPYPPLYPAGPGLLPPPTMAYQPQPIYGPGPPGVNPPWGAPGSQPPLLPMPSSLNQPPLSKDDFYRQRHHRQDNITSKLDEFTKDFHKELMKYRNAPKRQRPAYSRSRSYSRSPFSRSYTRSRSRSRSRSRSYSYTPSRSRSRSRSHGRPYPRSPYSRRNGRSYGRSRSRSRSRSRSYGYRRSGSPPSFRTAAWEGAEGAPPFRSRSHSRSPGGFRNRSPGGRKPAPRDLAPYELKALSPGSRERWERESYRQWEREYREWYNKYYKDYEKQQQAIYHRGRSSRERERDRDRDRDRDREREREREREKERERERVSPVHREYSPQGRARRGRDEKVPPAQNPPSSSTSATKTNAKLLKTKKVKKRKSGEDGDQSQHSAERGDATPVRDEPMDEVLSPNKTPPASAKPASSASSKAAASKSATAPSKPSLKSTPKTDKAKKEKVQKVKPKAKTDASKVKSDKVKKKTGESVAVKKKDPSSAAAAAAKTSKTTKAKPEESNNSTVPKKEKAKVASVRPHLLKTPPLFSQGLPLPHQSLHENLRPGNDIRGRRDAPSHGAGLLPLPHPVLPYLHRPPSRFGEEGRSLLGSPPGKLRRLDGGPGVGVEVFSHLHDPHQSTLQRFAHPSDRPALLPVLLGREILWADKDRGAIRPLMDLPVKPVTPRNIPLNRDLGKKDIPISDRSSLGTADKTAADRPGATSNPDADKPAANSDGVEVKERPSSDGAVAKDKAGEKAPLSDKDHHSSGVDRERESNWRADRERERASERGREKASRSDRDPEKTSGSDRDRERASGSDRDRERGSERERDRERTSDRDREKAPDRDRAKASDRDREKASDRERAKASSLDRDRPKESSSDRDRAKASDREREKASASDRDREKASGSERDRASGSSAKKGKDGDAAEKSQRTERKNSGSAAGRSVCLDKMTIAEKSAISKKQGHGQEKPSGSSKEAAEKATKSDRVSKERTAKTASAVKKPDAAPKDGKEAETKTVRTKPRISRKVLSSQPDSSANTSTQEAKANSAEKEEVKKSDSPAASDQVTSASTQNVGEQILIQAPPRSKWEREDDEEEEEEEEEGQVAATVVVVAPPETSKEPSPVPQKTETIRTDKKVAVKEEKKRAPKDDSKGGKLAKVKIVREERKATGRGERGSKPEEKNAGGPEPRRQRLCSDLARETDEAAFVPDYSEGDEASDNSSPSASQRSNSNRSDTPSAASGDKKKKKRHKKHKKHKKHKKHKVADKEGGGAGEHKHKHKKKKRKKSKDEQGDGEDDEPQSVAAGSETAKP comes from the exons ACCGACTCCTCGCCGTCTATGTCTCTCGCCCAGCTCACCAAG ACCGCTAACCTGGTTGACGCAAACGCATCCGAGGAGGACAAGATTAAAGCCATGATGACGCAGTCCAATCACGAATACGACCCCATTCA ttacTCCAAGAAGGCAGTCGGCCCACCACCGGCTCACTACCTCTGTTACCGTTGCGGAAAGACCGGTCACTATATTCGGCAGTGCCCCATGATCCTG GTTCAGGATAAGAGCATGGAGGGTCCGAAGCAGGTGAGAACCAGCAAGGGGATCCCTCAGAGTTTCATGGTGAAAGCCGAGCCGGGCACAAAAGGAGCCATGTTGACCAGCACTGGAGAATACGCCATACCGGCCATCGACGC GGAAGCGTACGCGCAGGGGAAGAAGGAGCGTCCACCGTTCGTTCCGCACGACCAGTCGTCCTCCGAGGACGATTCGGATCCCATCCCCGACGAGCTGCTGTGTCCCATCTGCAACGATCTGATGACGGACGCTGTGGTCATTCCTTGCTGCGGCAACAGCTACTGTGACGAAT GTATCCGAACGACATTGTTGGACTCTGAGGAGCACGTTTGCTTCACGTGCAAACAATCGGATGTTTCGCCCGACAACCTCATTGCCAACAAGTTCCTTCGACAG GCCGTGAACAACTTCAAGAACGAGACGGGCTACACCAAACGCGGGCGCAAACAAATCCAACCTTCGGCCCCTCCTCCCCCGCGGCCTCACCTCCTGAACAGGCCTCTCCAGTCCAGGCAGCAGGACCCCCTGATAGCCAACATCCCccagccgccgccgctgctgcctCCTCCCGTTCTTCCTCAAACTGTCGCTCCCACGACTGGGACTGCCCCTCAAGCTCAGACCCCGCCCACGGCACCTCCCGCCACCAACACTCCCACCCCGACGCCttcgccgccgcctcctcctcaagCCGACGACGTCACCGAGGAAAGAAAAGAAGCCTCGCCGGTGCCGCCGCCCGTCGAGGAGGACCACGCTTCTCCGCAGGCCTCCGGCAGCCAGGACGAGCCGCCCCCGCCAGG CGAGGcagagccgccgccgccgcctatTGTGACACCGGGCCTGACCAAAAACACGGAAAGCAGAACACGG GCATACAATTTGCCCCTCCTTGGCACCGCTCCATCCTCCAGGCTGCCTTCTCACCTTTCAG GCCCGCATTCCGGCCCGCATTCCGGCCCGCATTCCCGCCCCCACCAACCCCACAGGGACAGGGGTGGAAGACACTGGGAAAG GTCGTACAGAAGCCGAGGCGAGCCCCCCTCCACCCACCTCCAGGCGGCCCAACTCCCCCTCCCCACGCCCCCCCTCTACGTGTCGCCCTCCCTGTACCCGCCCGCGCCGCAGCCGTACCCGCCCCTGTACCCCGCCGGCCCCGGCCTCCTCCCGCCCCCGACGATGGCTTACCAGCCTCAACCCATTTATGGCCCCGGGCCGCCGGGCGTCAACCCCCCGTGGGGAGCACCCGGCAGCCAGCCCCCACTACTGCCCATGCCCTCCTCCCTCAATCAGCCCCCTCTCTCCAAAGACGATTTCTACAGGCAGCGGCACCACCGACAAGACAA CATTACATCCAAACTTGACGAGTTCACAAAAGACTTCCACAAAGAGCTGATGAAGTACCGAAACGCACCAAAGAGGCAGCGACCTGCATATTCTAG GTCCCGATCGTATAGCCGCTCTCCATTCAGCCGCTCTTACACCCGCTCTCGCTCCAGGTCCAGATCCAGATCGAGGTCTTACTCGTACACCCCAAGTCGATCCCGCTCACGTTCACGCTCCCACGGGCGGCCGTATCCCCGCTCGCCTTACTCGCGACGCAACGGACGCAGCTACGGACGCTCCCGCTCGAGGTCCCGCTCCCGCTCCAGGTCGTACGGGTACCGGCGCTCCGGTTCGCCGCCCTCATTCCGCACCGCCGCTTGGGAGGGGGCGGAAGGCGCGCCGCCGTTCCGGTCCCGCTCTCACTCCCGCTCTCCGGGCGGTTTCCGGAACCGCAGCCCCGGCGGACGGAAACCGGCGCCGCGTGACTTGGCGCCCTACGAATTGAAGGCTCTCAGCCCCGGTAGTCGCGAACGCTGGGAGCGGGAAAGTTACCGGCAGTGGGAGCGCGAGTACCGGGAATGGTACAACAAATATTACAAAGACTATGAGAAGCAACAGCAGGCGATATATCACAGGGGCCGCAGTAGCAGGGAACGGGAAAGAGATCGAGATCGAGATCGAGATCGCGATCGGGAGAGGGAGcgggagcgagagagagaaaaagagcgcGAGCGGGAACGAGTGTCCCCGGTCCACCGGGAGTACTCGCCTCAAGGCAGAGCGAGAAGAGGCCGAGACGAAAAAGTACCACCCGCTCAAAATCCTCCATCGTCCTCGACATCGGCGACGAAGACAAACGCCAAGCTCCTGAAGACCAAGAAAGTCAAAAAGAGGAAATCCGGCGAGGACGGCGACCAGTCGCAGCATTCTGCGGAACGGGGTGACGCCACGCCCGTCCGAGATGAACCCATGGATGAGGTCCTGTCGCCCAACAAGACGCCTCCCGCCTCCGCCAAGCCCGCGTCGTCCGCAAGCTCCAAGGCTGCCGCCTCCAAAAGCGCCACGGCACCCTCGAAACCCTCGCTCAAGTCCACGCCCAAGACTGACAAGGCCAAGAAGGAgaaagttcagaaggtcaaacCCAAAGCCAAGACGGACGCTTCCAAAGTCAAAAGCGACAAAGTCAAGAAGAAGACTGGCGAATCTGTGGCGGTCAAAAAGAAAGACCCGTCAtctgcagctgctgctgctgctaaaaCATCAAAGACCACCAAAGCCAAACCAGAAGAATCCAACAACTCAACTGTGCCTAAAAAGGAAAAGGCTAAAGTTGCGTCTGTGAGGCCGCACCTCCTGAAGACACCCCCGCTCTTCTCCCAGGGCCTCCCCCTGCCGCATCAGTCTCTCCACGAGAACCTTCGTCCCGGCAACGACATCCGAGGGCGACGAGATGCCCCGTCGCACGGCGCCGGCCTCCTCCCCCTGCCCCACCCGGTTCTCCCCTACCTCCACCGGCCTCCCTCGCGCTTTGGCGAGGAGGGCCGCTCCTTACTCGGGTCTCCGCCTGGAAAACTGCGGAGACTGGACGGCGGGCCTGGGGTCGGCGTCGAGGTCTTCTCGCACCTGCACGACCCTCATCAGTCGACGCTCCAGAGATTCGCGCATCCGTCTGACCGACCCGCTCTTCTTCCTGTGCTGCTGGGCCGTGAGATTCTCTGGGCGGACAAAGACCGAGGCGCCATCAGACCTCTCATGGACTTGCCG GTGAAGCCAGTGACCCCGAGAAACATCCCTTTGAACAGAGACCTTGGGAAAAAAGACATTCCCATTTCAGACCGATCATCCTTGGGCACCGCCGACAAGACGGCCGCGGACCGACCCGGCGCCACCAGCAACCCGGACGCCGACAAACCCGCCGCTAATTCCGACGGAGTCGAGGTGAAGGAGCGGCCGTCTTCCGACGGGGCGGTCGCCAAAGACAAAGCTGGGGAGAAggccccgctttctgacaaAGACCATCATAGCTCGGGAGTAGACCGAGAGCGGGAAAGTAACTGGAGAGCGGACAGAGAACGGGAGAGGGCTTCGGAACGGGGGCGGGAAAAAGCCTCACGCTCGGACAGAGATCCGGAAAAAACTTCGGGCTCTGACAGAGATCGGGAAAGAGCCTCGGGATCGGACAGAGATCGGGAGCGGGGTTCGGAGAGGGAGCGAGATCGGGAACGGACGTCGGATCGAGATCGCGAAAAGGCTCCGGACAGAGATCGAGCTAAAGCTTCCGACAGGGACCGAGAAAAGGCTTCGGACCGTGAGCGCGCAAAAGCGTCGAGTTTGGACCGCGACCGTCCAAAAGAGTCGAGTTCGGACCGAGATCGCGCGAAGGCTTCGGACAGAGAGCGAGAAAAAGCCTCCGCTTCCGACCGGGATCGAGAAAAGGCTTCGGGGTCTGAGCGCGACAGAGCGTCCGGATCGAGCGCAAAGAAGGGCAAAGATGGCGACGCGGCTGAAAAGTCGCAGAGGACGGAGCGGAAAAACTCTGGGAGCGCCGCCGGCAGATCTGTCTGCTTGGACAAAATGACCATCGCCGAGAAGTCGGCCATCAGCAAGAAGCAGGGACACGGCCAAGAGAAGCCGAGCGGTTCGTCCAAGGAGGCCGCGGAGAAAGCGACCAAATCTGACCG CGTTTCCAAGGAGAGAACGGCGAAGACTGCGTCCGCTGTGAAGAAACCAGACGCTGCTCCCAAAGATG GGAAAGAGGCGGAGACAAAAACTGTGAGGACCAAGCCGAGGATCAGTCGCAAGGTCTTATCGAGCCAACCCGACAGCTCTGCCAA CACGTCCACTCAGGAGGCCAAAGCGAACTCCGCCGAGAAAGAGGAAGTGAAGAAGAGCGACTCGCCAGCGGCTTCAGATCAGGTGACGTCCGCTAGCACCCAAAACGTTGGCGAGCAGATCCTCATTCAGGCGCCTCCTCGCTCCAAGTGGGAGCGAGAGgacgatgaggaggaggaggaggaggaggaggaggggcagGTGGCGGCGACGGTTGTGGTGGTGGCTCCTCCGGAGACCTCCAAGGAGCCGTCACCTGTCCCCCAGAAAACTGAGACAATCCGAACGGATAAAAAGGTTGCggtaaaagaggaaaagaaacggGCGCCGAAGGACGACAGCAAAGGCGGGAAACTCGCCAAAGTCAAGATCGTCCGAGAGGAGCGCAAGGCGACGGGTCGGGGGGAGAGGGGGTCCAAACCGGAGGAGAAGAACGCCGGCGGGCCCGAGCCCCGGCGCCAGCGGCTGTGCTCGGACCTGGCCCGCGAGACGGACGAGGCCGCCTTCGTGCCCGACTACAGCGAGGGCGACGAGGCCTCGGACAACAGCAGCCCGTCGGCCAGCCAGCGCTCCAACAGCAACCGCAGCGACACGCCCTCGGCCGCCTCGGgcgacaagaagaagaagaagaggcacaAGAAGCACAAGAAACACAAGAAGCACAAGAAGCACAAAGTGGCCGACAAGGAGGGCGGCGGCGCCGGCGAGCACAAGCATaaacacaagaagaagaaacgcAAGAAGAGCAAAGACGAGCAAGGCGACGGCGAGGACGACGAGCCGCAAAGCGTCGCCGCCGGGAGCGAGACCGCCAAACCTTGA
- the LOC144020532 gene encoding uncharacterized protein LOC144020532 isoform X1 — MSCVHYKFSSKLDYNTVTFDGLHITLSELKRQIMARERLKATDCDLQITNAQTREEYTDDEAHIPKHSSVIVRRTPIGGVKPAGRTFIVDRSDTSVAGSSRPTDSSPSMSLAQLTKTANLVDANASEEDKIKAMMTQSNHEYDPIHYSKKAVGPPPAHYLCYRCGKTGHYIRQCPMILVQDKSMEGPKQVRTSKGIPQSFMVKAEPGTKGAMLTSTGEYAIPAIDAEAYAQGKKERPPFVPHDQSSSEDDSDPIPDELLCPICNDLMTDAVVIPCCGNSYCDECIRTTLLDSEEHVCFTCKQSDVSPDNLIANKFLRQAVNNFKNETGYTKRGRKQIQPSAPPPPRPHLLNRPLQSRQQDPLIANIPQPPPLLPPPVLPQTVAPTTGTAPQAQTPPTAPPATNTPTPTPSPPPPPQADDVTEERKEASPVPPPVEEDHASPQASGSQDEPPPPGEAEPPPPPIVTPGLTKNTESRTRAYNLPLLGTAPSSRLPSHLSGPHSGPHSGPHSRPHQPHRDRGGRHWERSYRSRGEPPSTHLQAAQLPLPTPPLYVSPSLYPPAPQPYPPLYPAGPGLLPPPTMAYQPQPIYGPGPPGVNPPWGAPGSQPPLLPMPSSLNQPPLSKDDFYRQRHHRQDNITSKLDEFTKDFHKELMKYRNAPKRQRPAYSRSRSYSRSPFSRSYTRSRSRSRSRSRSYSYTPSRSRSRSRSHGRPYPRSPYSRRNGRSYGRSRSRSRSRSRSYGYRRSGSPPSFRTAAWEGAEGAPPFRSRSHSRSPGGFRNRSPGGRKPAPRDLAPYELKALSPGSRERWERESYRQWEREYREWYNKYYKDYEKQQQAIYHRGRSSRERERDRDRDRDRDREREREREREKERERERVSPVHREYSPQGRARRGRDEKVPPAQNPPSSSTSATKTNAKLLKTKKVKKRKSGEDGDQSQHSAERGDATPVRDEPMDEVLSPNKTPPASAKPASSASSKAAASKSATAPSKPSLKSTPKTDKAKKEKVQKVKPKAKTDASKVKSDKVKKKTGESVAVKKKDPSSAAAAAAKTSKTTKAKPEESNNSTVPKKEKAKVASVRPHLLKTPPLFSQGLPLPHQSLHENLRPGNDIRGRRDAPSHGAGLLPLPHPVLPYLHRPPSRFGEEGRSLLGSPPGKLRRLDGGPGVGVEVFSHLHDPHQSTLQRFAHPSDRPALLPVLLGREILWADKDRGAIRPLMDLPVKPVTPRNIPLNRDLGKKDIPISDRSSLGTADKTAADRPGATSNPDADKPAANSDGVEVKERPSSDGAVAKDKAGEKAPLSDKDHHSSGVDRERESNWRADRERERASERGREKASRSDRDPEKTSGSDRDRERASGSDRDRERGSERERDRERTSDRDREKAPDRDRAKASDRDREKASDRERAKASSLDRDRPKESSSDRDRAKASDREREKASASDRDREKASGSERDRASGSSAKKGKDGDAAEKSQRTERKNSGSAAGRSVCLDKMTIAEKSAISKKQGHGQEKPSGSSKEAAEKATKSDRSVSKERTAKTASAVKKPDAAPKDGKEAETKTVRTKPRISRKVLSSQPDSSANTSTQEAKANSAEKEEVKKSDSPAASDQVTSASTQNVGEQILIQAPPRSKWEREDDEEEEEEEEEGQVAATVVVVAPPETSKEPSPVPQKTETIRTDKKVAVKEEKKRAPKDDSKGGKLAKVKIVREERKATGRGERGSKPEEKNAGGPEPRRQRLCSDLARETDEAAFVPDYSEGDEASDNSSPSASQRSNSNRSDTPSAASGDKKKKKRHKKHKKHKKHKKHKVADKEGGGAGEHKHKHKKKKRKKSKDEQGDGEDDEPQSVAAGSETAKP, encoded by the exons ACCGACTCCTCGCCGTCTATGTCTCTCGCCCAGCTCACCAAG ACCGCTAACCTGGTTGACGCAAACGCATCCGAGGAGGACAAGATTAAAGCCATGATGACGCAGTCCAATCACGAATACGACCCCATTCA ttacTCCAAGAAGGCAGTCGGCCCACCACCGGCTCACTACCTCTGTTACCGTTGCGGAAAGACCGGTCACTATATTCGGCAGTGCCCCATGATCCTG GTTCAGGATAAGAGCATGGAGGGTCCGAAGCAGGTGAGAACCAGCAAGGGGATCCCTCAGAGTTTCATGGTGAAAGCCGAGCCGGGCACAAAAGGAGCCATGTTGACCAGCACTGGAGAATACGCCATACCGGCCATCGACGC GGAAGCGTACGCGCAGGGGAAGAAGGAGCGTCCACCGTTCGTTCCGCACGACCAGTCGTCCTCCGAGGACGATTCGGATCCCATCCCCGACGAGCTGCTGTGTCCCATCTGCAACGATCTGATGACGGACGCTGTGGTCATTCCTTGCTGCGGCAACAGCTACTGTGACGAAT GTATCCGAACGACATTGTTGGACTCTGAGGAGCACGTTTGCTTCACGTGCAAACAATCGGATGTTTCGCCCGACAACCTCATTGCCAACAAGTTCCTTCGACAG GCCGTGAACAACTTCAAGAACGAGACGGGCTACACCAAACGCGGGCGCAAACAAATCCAACCTTCGGCCCCTCCTCCCCCGCGGCCTCACCTCCTGAACAGGCCTCTCCAGTCCAGGCAGCAGGACCCCCTGATAGCCAACATCCCccagccgccgccgctgctgcctCCTCCCGTTCTTCCTCAAACTGTCGCTCCCACGACTGGGACTGCCCCTCAAGCTCAGACCCCGCCCACGGCACCTCCCGCCACCAACACTCCCACCCCGACGCCttcgccgccgcctcctcctcaagCCGACGACGTCACCGAGGAAAGAAAAGAAGCCTCGCCGGTGCCGCCGCCCGTCGAGGAGGACCACGCTTCTCCGCAGGCCTCCGGCAGCCAGGACGAGCCGCCCCCGCCAGG CGAGGcagagccgccgccgccgcctatTGTGACACCGGGCCTGACCAAAAACACGGAAAGCAGAACACGG GCATACAATTTGCCCCTCCTTGGCACCGCTCCATCCTCCAGGCTGCCTTCTCACCTTTCAG GCCCGCATTCCGGCCCGCATTCCGGCCCGCATTCCCGCCCCCACCAACCCCACAGGGACAGGGGTGGAAGACACTGGGAAAG GTCGTACAGAAGCCGAGGCGAGCCCCCCTCCACCCACCTCCAGGCGGCCCAACTCCCCCTCCCCACGCCCCCCCTCTACGTGTCGCCCTCCCTGTACCCGCCCGCGCCGCAGCCGTACCCGCCCCTGTACCCCGCCGGCCCCGGCCTCCTCCCGCCCCCGACGATGGCTTACCAGCCTCAACCCATTTATGGCCCCGGGCCGCCGGGCGTCAACCCCCCGTGGGGAGCACCCGGCAGCCAGCCCCCACTACTGCCCATGCCCTCCTCCCTCAATCAGCCCCCTCTCTCCAAAGACGATTTCTACAGGCAGCGGCACCACCGACAAGACAA CATTACATCCAAACTTGACGAGTTCACAAAAGACTTCCACAAAGAGCTGATGAAGTACCGAAACGCACCAAAGAGGCAGCGACCTGCATATTCTAG GTCCCGATCGTATAGCCGCTCTCCATTCAGCCGCTCTTACACCCGCTCTCGCTCCAGGTCCAGATCCAGATCGAGGTCTTACTCGTACACCCCAAGTCGATCCCGCTCACGTTCACGCTCCCACGGGCGGCCGTATCCCCGCTCGCCTTACTCGCGACGCAACGGACGCAGCTACGGACGCTCCCGCTCGAGGTCCCGCTCCCGCTCCAGGTCGTACGGGTACCGGCGCTCCGGTTCGCCGCCCTCATTCCGCACCGCCGCTTGGGAGGGGGCGGAAGGCGCGCCGCCGTTCCGGTCCCGCTCTCACTCCCGCTCTCCGGGCGGTTTCCGGAACCGCAGCCCCGGCGGACGGAAACCGGCGCCGCGTGACTTGGCGCCCTACGAATTGAAGGCTCTCAGCCCCGGTAGTCGCGAACGCTGGGAGCGGGAAAGTTACCGGCAGTGGGAGCGCGAGTACCGGGAATGGTACAACAAATATTACAAAGACTATGAGAAGCAACAGCAGGCGATATATCACAGGGGCCGCAGTAGCAGGGAACGGGAAAGAGATCGAGATCGAGATCGAGATCGCGATCGGGAGAGGGAGcgggagcgagagagagaaaaagagcgcGAGCGGGAACGAGTGTCCCCGGTCCACCGGGAGTACTCGCCTCAAGGCAGAGCGAGAAGAGGCCGAGACGAAAAAGTACCACCCGCTCAAAATCCTCCATCGTCCTCGACATCGGCGACGAAGACAAACGCCAAGCTCCTGAAGACCAAGAAAGTCAAAAAGAGGAAATCCGGCGAGGACGGCGACCAGTCGCAGCATTCTGCGGAACGGGGTGACGCCACGCCCGTCCGAGATGAACCCATGGATGAGGTCCTGTCGCCCAACAAGACGCCTCCCGCCTCCGCCAAGCCCGCGTCGTCCGCAAGCTCCAAGGCTGCCGCCTCCAAAAGCGCCACGGCACCCTCGAAACCCTCGCTCAAGTCCACGCCCAAGACTGACAAGGCCAAGAAGGAgaaagttcagaaggtcaaacCCAAAGCCAAGACGGACGCTTCCAAAGTCAAAAGCGACAAAGTCAAGAAGAAGACTGGCGAATCTGTGGCGGTCAAAAAGAAAGACCCGTCAtctgcagctgctgctgctgctaaaaCATCAAAGACCACCAAAGCCAAACCAGAAGAATCCAACAACTCAACTGTGCCTAAAAAGGAAAAGGCTAAAGTTGCGTCTGTGAGGCCGCACCTCCTGAAGACACCCCCGCTCTTCTCCCAGGGCCTCCCCCTGCCGCATCAGTCTCTCCACGAGAACCTTCGTCCCGGCAACGACATCCGAGGGCGACGAGATGCCCCGTCGCACGGCGCCGGCCTCCTCCCCCTGCCCCACCCGGTTCTCCCCTACCTCCACCGGCCTCCCTCGCGCTTTGGCGAGGAGGGCCGCTCCTTACTCGGGTCTCCGCCTGGAAAACTGCGGAGACTGGACGGCGGGCCTGGGGTCGGCGTCGAGGTCTTCTCGCACCTGCACGACCCTCATCAGTCGACGCTCCAGAGATTCGCGCATCCGTCTGACCGACCCGCTCTTCTTCCTGTGCTGCTGGGCCGTGAGATTCTCTGGGCGGACAAAGACCGAGGCGCCATCAGACCTCTCATGGACTTGCCG GTGAAGCCAGTGACCCCGAGAAACATCCCTTTGAACAGAGACCTTGGGAAAAAAGACATTCCCATTTCAGACCGATCATCCTTGGGCACCGCCGACAAGACGGCCGCGGACCGACCCGGCGCCACCAGCAACCCGGACGCCGACAAACCCGCCGCTAATTCCGACGGAGTCGAGGTGAAGGAGCGGCCGTCTTCCGACGGGGCGGTCGCCAAAGACAAAGCTGGGGAGAAggccccgctttctgacaaAGACCATCATAGCTCGGGAGTAGACCGAGAGCGGGAAAGTAACTGGAGAGCGGACAGAGAACGGGAGAGGGCTTCGGAACGGGGGCGGGAAAAAGCCTCACGCTCGGACAGAGATCCGGAAAAAACTTCGGGCTCTGACAGAGATCGGGAAAGAGCCTCGGGATCGGACAGAGATCGGGAGCGGGGTTCGGAGAGGGAGCGAGATCGGGAACGGACGTCGGATCGAGATCGCGAAAAGGCTCCGGACAGAGATCGAGCTAAAGCTTCCGACAGGGACCGAGAAAAGGCTTCGGACCGTGAGCGCGCAAAAGCGTCGAGTTTGGACCGCGACCGTCCAAAAGAGTCGAGTTCGGACCGAGATCGCGCGAAGGCTTCGGACAGAGAGCGAGAAAAAGCCTCCGCTTCCGACCGGGATCGAGAAAAGGCTTCGGGGTCTGAGCGCGACAGAGCGTCCGGATCGAGCGCAAAGAAGGGCAAAGATGGCGACGCGGCTGAAAAGTCGCAGAGGACGGAGCGGAAAAACTCTGGGAGCGCCGCCGGCAGATCTGTCTGCTTGGACAAAATGACCATCGCCGAGAAGTCGGCCATCAGCAAGAAGCAGGGACACGGCCAAGAGAAGCCGAGCGGTTCGTCCAAGGAGGCCGCGGAGAAAGCGACCAAATCTGACCG TAGCGTTTCCAAGGAGAGAACGGCGAAGACTGCGTCCGCTGTGAAGAAACCAGACGCTGCTCCCAAAGATG GGAAAGAGGCGGAGACAAAAACTGTGAGGACCAAGCCGAGGATCAGTCGCAAGGTCTTATCGAGCCAACCCGACAGCTCTGCCAA CACGTCCACTCAGGAGGCCAAAGCGAACTCCGCCGAGAAAGAGGAAGTGAAGAAGAGCGACTCGCCAGCGGCTTCAGATCAGGTGACGTCCGCTAGCACCCAAAACGTTGGCGAGCAGATCCTCATTCAGGCGCCTCCTCGCTCCAAGTGGGAGCGAGAGgacgatgaggaggaggaggaggaggaggaggaggggcagGTGGCGGCGACGGTTGTGGTGGTGGCTCCTCCGGAGACCTCCAAGGAGCCGTCACCTGTCCCCCAGAAAACTGAGACAATCCGAACGGATAAAAAGGTTGCggtaaaagaggaaaagaaacggGCGCCGAAGGACGACAGCAAAGGCGGGAAACTCGCCAAAGTCAAGATCGTCCGAGAGGAGCGCAAGGCGACGGGTCGGGGGGAGAGGGGGTCCAAACCGGAGGAGAAGAACGCCGGCGGGCCCGAGCCCCGGCGCCAGCGGCTGTGCTCGGACCTGGCCCGCGAGACGGACGAGGCCGCCTTCGTGCCCGACTACAGCGAGGGCGACGAGGCCTCGGACAACAGCAGCCCGTCGGCCAGCCAGCGCTCCAACAGCAACCGCAGCGACACGCCCTCGGCCGCCTCGGgcgacaagaagaagaagaagaggcacaAGAAGCACAAGAAACACAAGAAGCACAAGAAGCACAAAGTGGCCGACAAGGAGGGCGGCGGCGCCGGCGAGCACAAGCATaaacacaagaagaagaaacgcAAGAAGAGCAAAGACGAGCAAGGCGACGGCGAGGACGACGAGCCGCAAAGCGTCGCCGCCGGGAGCGAGACCGCCAAACCTTGA